One Dokdonia sp. Dokd-P16 genomic window carries:
- a CDS encoding TIGR01777 family oxidoreductase, whose amino-acid sequence MKKLIISGGSGFLGSLLTDYFRSRFEEIVLLSRKQKPQHNNVRTVVWDAKNFSGWEREFEDADVVINVAGRSVDCRYTDKNKDLIMNSRVDTTTIIGKAIAQCKNPPSTWLNSSTATIYRHSLDKEMTESNGEIGTGFSVSVAKAWEDAFFTSTTPQTRKIALRTSIVLGKNGGALQPIKKITQLGLGGKQGDGKQKFSWIHEEDFLRSLDFLITNTAIDGPINIVAPKPTTNAHLMSLMRDTLKIHFGIPSPKPLLEVGAFVIRTETELLLKSRNVIPERLLKEGFTFKHSQLDKALKDLLC is encoded by the coding sequence ATGAAAAAATTAATTATATCAGGTGGGAGCGGCTTTTTAGGGTCGCTCTTAACTGATTATTTCAGGAGTAGGTTTGAGGAGATTGTTTTGCTTTCGCGAAAGCAAAAACCACAGCACAACAACGTGCGAACGGTAGTTTGGGATGCTAAAAATTTCTCTGGCTGGGAGCGAGAATTTGAAGATGCAGATGTAGTTATTAATGTGGCTGGACGCTCTGTAGACTGTCGCTATACGGATAAAAACAAAGACCTTATCATGAACTCCCGTGTAGACACGACTACGATTATAGGGAAAGCGATTGCACAATGCAAAAATCCTCCTTCCACGTGGCTCAACTCATCTACAGCAACTATATATCGTCACTCGCTAGATAAGGAAATGACCGAAAGCAATGGAGAAATAGGTACTGGGTTTTCGGTAAGTGTGGCAAAAGCATGGGAAGATGCATTCTTCACAAGCACGACGCCTCAAACCCGAAAGATTGCGTTGCGCACATCAATCGTACTTGGCAAAAATGGCGGAGCCTTGCAACCCATTAAAAAAATCACCCAACTAGGACTAGGAGGAAAACAAGGTGATGGGAAGCAAAAATTTAGTTGGATTCATGAAGAAGACTTTTTACGTAGTCTTGACTTTCTCATAACCAACACAGCTATAGACGGACCAATTAATATAGTGGCACCTAAGCCCACCACAAATGCACATCTTATGTCATTGATGCGTGATACTCTCAAAATTCATTTTGGCATCCCTTCTCCAAAACCATTATTGGAAGTTGGTGCCTTTGTAATAAGAACAGAAACCGAATTATTACTCAAAAGCCGCAACGTAATCCCAGAACGATTATTAAAAGAGGGATTTACATTTAAGCACAGCCAACTAGACAAGGCTTTAAAAGATTTATTATGTTAG
- a CDS encoding GbsR/MarR family transcriptional regulator yields the protein MEFSQAKNKFIQTWGALGSQWGINKTMAQIHALLMVSPEALSMEDIMSELHISRGNASMNLRSLIDWGIIFKEYKAGERREYFVAEGNIDELARKIAKERSKREIKPTLRVLEEVTNLENTDTKEAAHFKAKTAELYEFVSRADSMLEKITDYKENWITKTILKLMK from the coding sequence ATGGAATTTAGTCAAGCAAAAAATAAGTTTATACAAACGTGGGGAGCCTTAGGATCTCAATGGGGAATTAATAAAACCATGGCGCAAATTCATGCATTATTAATGGTATCTCCAGAAGCACTTAGCATGGAAGATATCATGAGTGAACTTCATATCTCTCGCGGTAATGCGAGCATGAATTTACGCTCACTTATAGACTGGGGCATTATTTTTAAAGAATACAAAGCCGGTGAACGAAGAGAATACTTTGTAGCCGAGGGAAATATAGATGAACTTGCCAGAAAGATTGCAAAGGAGCGCAGCAAGCGAGAAATCAAACCTACACTACGTGTTTTAGAAGAAGTTACAAACCTAGAAAATACAGATACAAAAGAAGCGGCTCACTTTAAAGCAAAAACAGCCGAGCTTTATGAATTTGTCTCCAGAGCCGACAGCATGCTTGAAAAAATCACCGATTATAAAGAGAACTGGATTACTAAGACCATATTAAAACTGATGAAGTAA